In Bradyrhizobium guangxiense, the following are encoded in one genomic region:
- a CDS encoding bifunctional folylpolyglutamate synthase/dihydrofolate synthase: protein MNAPSDSTKTPLGELIGRLSALHQKRIDLGLERMHRLLERLRHPQRKLPPVIHIAGTNGKGSTLAYLRATLEAAGLRVHAYTSPYLVRINECFRLGRVGGGMLVGDDALRAALEEVERVNAGEPATVFELKTAAAFVLFAQNPADVVLLEVGLGGRLDSTNVVDTPAACVITPVSMDHMDFLGSTLTSIAGEKAAIIKRGVPVVSAEQAPDAMAVIEAEAKRVRAPLFAANESWHVNVERGRLVYSDDRGLMDLPAPRLFGRHQFANAGLAIATLRALPGFKVGHAAFEAGIVGAEWPARMQRITSGELLSWGPQGSEIWLDGGHNAEGGRVAAAALGDLEERVSRPLVIIVGMMANKDAPGFLANFAGLTRHIIAVPIPDTENAMPADRLADAARSLGMRVEPAAGIEAALRALSKLAYEVPPRILITGSLYLAGHVLAINGTPPA from the coding sequence GTGAACGCGCCCTCCGACAGCACCAAGACGCCGCTCGGCGAGCTGATCGGGCGGCTGTCGGCCCTGCATCAGAAGCGCATCGATCTCGGGCTGGAACGGATGCACCGGCTGCTTGAGCGGCTCCGCCACCCCCAACGCAAGCTGCCGCCGGTGATCCACATCGCCGGCACCAATGGCAAGGGCTCGACGCTCGCCTATCTGCGCGCAACGCTGGAGGCAGCAGGCTTGCGCGTCCACGCTTACACCTCGCCCTACCTCGTCCGCATCAACGAGTGCTTCCGGCTCGGCCGTGTCGGCGGCGGCATGCTGGTCGGTGACGACGCGTTGCGCGCCGCGCTGGAAGAGGTCGAGCGCGTCAATGCCGGCGAACCGGCAACGGTATTCGAGTTGAAGACTGCTGCGGCTTTTGTCTTGTTCGCGCAGAACCCGGCCGACGTGGTGCTGCTCGAAGTCGGTCTCGGCGGCCGGCTCGACTCAACCAACGTGGTCGATACGCCGGCGGCCTGCGTGATCACGCCGGTCAGCATGGACCACATGGATTTCCTGGGATCGACGCTGACATCGATCGCCGGGGAGAAGGCGGCGATCATCAAGCGCGGCGTGCCCGTGGTCTCCGCGGAGCAGGCGCCGGACGCCATGGCGGTGATCGAGGCGGAGGCCAAGCGCGTGCGCGCCCCGCTGTTTGCCGCGAACGAGAGCTGGCACGTCAATGTCGAGCGTGGCCGTCTGGTCTATTCCGATGATCGCGGCCTGATGGATCTGCCGGCGCCGCGTCTGTTCGGCCGCCACCAATTCGCCAATGCCGGCCTTGCGATTGCGACGCTGCGCGCGCTTCCGGGCTTCAAGGTGGGCCACGCCGCGTTCGAGGCCGGCATCGTCGGTGCCGAATGGCCGGCGCGGATGCAGCGCATCACCTCTGGCGAGCTGCTGTCCTGGGGACCGCAGGGTTCCGAGATCTGGCTCGATGGCGGCCACAATGCCGAAGGTGGCCGCGTTGCAGCCGCCGCGCTCGGCGATCTCGAGGAGCGGGTGTCACGGCCGCTGGTCATCATCGTCGGCATGATGGCCAACAAGGATGCGCCAGGGTTTCTCGCCAATTTCGCCGGCCTCACCCGTCACATCATCGCGGTGCCGATCCCCGATACCGAGAACGCGATGCCGGCTGATCGCCTCGCGGACGCCGCGCGCAGCCTCGGCATGCGCGTCGAGCCCGCAGCCGGGATCGAAGCCGCGCTGCGCGCCTTGTCCAAGCTCGCCTATGAAGTGCCGCCGCGGATCCTGATCACCGGCTCGCTGTATCTCGCCGGCCACGTGCTGGCCATCAACGGCACGCCTCCTGCATAG
- the accD gene encoding acetyl-CoA carboxylase, carboxyltransferase subunit beta yields the protein MNWLTNVVRPKIRNMLRRETPENLWIKCPDSGQLVFYKDVEANQFVIPGSNYHMRMGALARLKSIFDNQTWFDVALPEVTPDPLKFRDEKKYVDRVKDARARTNLNDAVKVGYGKLEGSAVVIAVQDFDFMGGSLGMAAGEAIVRGMELAVEKNSPFIVFAASGGARMQEGILSLMQMPRTTVAVQMLREAKLPYIVVLTNPTTGGVTASYAMLGDVQIAEPGALIGFAGARVIEQTIREKLPEGFQRAEYLKEHGMVDMVVHRHELRPTLARLCRLLTKAPAQEGASKPTQAVTSPAQIVSAAETAPAAPHA from the coding sequence ATGAACTGGCTTACCAATGTGGTCCGGCCGAAGATCCGCAACATGCTGCGGCGGGAGACGCCGGAGAATCTGTGGATCAAGTGCCCGGATTCCGGACAGCTCGTGTTCTACAAGGACGTCGAGGCCAACCAGTTCGTCATTCCCGGCTCGAATTACCACATGCGCATGGGCGCGCTGGCGCGCTTGAAGTCGATCTTCGACAACCAGACCTGGTTCGACGTCGCGCTGCCTGAGGTCACGCCCGACCCGCTCAAGTTCCGCGACGAGAAGAAGTACGTCGATCGCGTCAAGGACGCGCGCGCACGAACCAATCTGAATGACGCGGTCAAGGTCGGCTATGGCAAGCTCGAAGGCTCCGCCGTCGTCATCGCCGTGCAGGATTTCGACTTCATGGGCGGCTCGCTCGGCATGGCCGCAGGCGAGGCCATCGTGCGCGGCATGGAGCTCGCGGTCGAGAAGAATTCGCCGTTCATCGTGTTCGCCGCATCCGGCGGCGCGCGCATGCAGGAAGGCATCCTGTCGCTGATGCAGATGCCGCGCACGACCGTCGCGGTGCAGATGCTGCGCGAGGCGAAGCTGCCCTACATCGTCGTGCTGACCAACCCGACCACCGGCGGCGTCACCGCGTCCTACGCAATGCTGGGCGACGTGCAGATCGCCGAGCCCGGCGCGCTGATCGGCTTTGCCGGCGCGCGCGTGATCGAGCAGACCATTCGCGAAAAGCTCCCGGAAGGCTTCCAGCGCGCCGAGTACCTCAAGGAGCACGGCATGGTCGACATGGTCGTGCATCGTCACGAGCTGCGCCCGACCCTGGCGCGGCTGTGCCGCCTGTTGACCAAGGCGCCGGCGCAGGAGGGTGCATCGAAGCCGACGCAGGCCGTCACGAGCCCGGCACAGATCGTATCGGCCGCTGAGACGGCGCCGGCTGCGCCCCACGCGTGA
- the trpA gene encoding tryptophan synthase subunit alpha, whose protein sequence is MTTRIDTRFAELAKQGRSAFVTFLMAGDPDPATSLEIIKALPKSGADVIEIGMPFTDPMADGPSIQAAGLRALKAGMTLKKTIELVRGFRKDDNATPIVLMGYYNPIYIYGVDKFLTDAKSAGVDGLIIVDLPPEEDDELCLPAMKAGLNFIRLATPTTDDKRLPAVLANTSGFVYYVSITGITGAAAADSPAVSEAVARIKRHTKLPVCVGFGIRTPETARAIASHANGAVVGTALVDALKTSLDAEGRATGKTVNAVAELTAALAQGVKGAQQAAE, encoded by the coding sequence GTGACCACGCGTATCGACACCCGTTTCGCCGAGCTTGCGAAGCAAGGCCGCTCGGCCTTCGTGACCTTCCTGATGGCCGGCGATCCCGATCCCGCGACCTCGCTCGAGATCATCAAGGCGCTGCCGAAATCGGGCGCCGACGTGATCGAGATCGGCATGCCCTTCACCGATCCGATGGCCGACGGCCCGTCGATCCAGGCTGCGGGCCTGCGTGCGCTCAAGGCCGGCATGACCTTGAAGAAGACGATCGAGCTTGTGCGCGGCTTCCGCAAGGACGACAACGCGACGCCGATCGTGCTGATGGGCTACTACAATCCGATCTACATCTACGGCGTCGACAAGTTCCTCACTGATGCGAAGAGCGCGGGCGTCGACGGTCTGATCATCGTCGATCTGCCGCCGGAGGAGGACGACGAGCTGTGCCTGCCTGCGATGAAGGCCGGCCTCAACTTTATCCGGCTGGCGACGCCGACGACCGACGACAAGCGTCTGCCAGCGGTGCTCGCCAACACGTCGGGCTTCGTCTACTACGTCTCGATCACCGGCATCACCGGCGCGGCCGCCGCTGACTCCCCCGCCGTGAGCGAGGCGGTGGCCCGCATCAAGCGGCACACCAAGCTGCCGGTCTGCGTCGGCTTCGGCATCCGCACGCCGGAGACGGCGCGTGCCATTGCCTCCCATGCCAATGGCGCGGTCGTCGGCACGGCGCTGGTCGATGCGCTCAAGACCAGCCTCGATGCGGAGGGGCGGGCGACCGGCAAGACCGTTAACGCCGTGGCGGAGCTGACGGCGGCTCTCGCCCAGGGCGTCAAGGGCGCGCAGCAGGCGGCGGAATAG